In the Quercus lobata isolate SW786 chromosome 5, ValleyOak3.0 Primary Assembly, whole genome shotgun sequence genome, one interval contains:
- the LOC115990071 gene encoding uncharacterized protein LOC115990071 — translation MKSGIPSVIVKLDIEKAYDHVNWDALFYLMERMGFGEKWRRRMKFCVSTVRFSVLLNGSLVGFFGCTRGLRQGDSLSLLFVSYGEQLLHIRMVMIFFETITSLKVNIGKSEIVPMGAVGSLDTLAGVLGCNVGRLPMIY, via the exons ATGAAGAGTGGAATTCCAAGTGTGATTGTCAAGTTGGATATTGAGAAggcttatgatcatgtgaattgggatgCTTTGTTTTATCTCATGGAGAGGATGGGTTTTGGAGAGAAGTGGAGGAGGCGGATGAAGTTTTGTGTTTCAACAGTCCGATTTTCAGTTCTCCTTAATGGCTCTCTAGtgggtttttttggttgtaCTCGGGGCCTTCGGCAAGGGGACTCTTTGTCTCTCCTCTTTGTTTCCTATGG GGAACAACTTTTACATATTCGCATGGTGATGATTTTCTTTGAGACTATCACAAGCTTGAAAGTTAATATTGGTAAGAGTGAGATTGTTCCAATGGGGGCGGTAGGGAGTTTGGATACTCTGGCTGGTGTCTTAGGTTGCAATGTTGGTAGGCTGCCCATGATTTACTGA